The nucleotide sequence cctaaacaggcttgttttcctcctttaaatcTGAGAAAAAGATCAGCCCAAACAGTATGCCTTACAAATGTAATTTGAACACGGGCATGCAGCATGATCACAATAATAGGATGTGGTTTCTGACATGGAATAATCTGCAGACCAATAAAGCTATCTTTCAGttaactgtttttgtttgtgtataaACAGAAATCCGATTCTTTCTTAAATTGATATTCTAGACTACGTTTATACATCAACAGTAAAATGGTGCAAATTGAATACAATGAAAGTAGTTTTGCCCAAGGGGCTAGATATTGGCTTAGCTATTGTTTAACTAAAAACAAAGCATTAGTTTCTGGAAAAAATAGAACTTTTGCCTTGCAAACAAATGATCAGATAGGTATAAATTCACTAGAAAACTAGTGCACATTTGAATAACCCTTGATTGTTGAAAGCTGCCAAAACACAAAGCATAATAATAAGTTTGACTAATTTCAAGAAGATGTCACCCATTACGTACTGCATTCAGCACCCAGGGCAGACTTATCCTACATCCAGCCTAGACTTTCCATCTGTAATTATTATGGGAAGATCTGCTTTCTGTTATCTGGGAAAGTACCTCACATATAAGGTTACCTTATGCAGCTGTGACCTGGAGAATTAGACAAAAGTTTATATAGCATCATCTGGAATCATGTTTTGAGAGTCACTTGACCTTTGAAAATTCTTCTATATTTGAATTGCTATTCTTGACTTTTAAGTGTAGTGTTATTTGATGTTTGTTTGAGTTGGGATTTTTGCTGTGGGATGACCTGTGCTTTTGACCCACTGAGGATGCGCGTTGAATTTTGTATGATGCAAGACAAGTGCTCCTCTTCCTTTTAAGAGTAAAATGTCAACAAGACTACTGTTGTGTCACCTGCTGCATTCTAAATTGATTTTTCGAGGAGTCACGAAAAGAAATGGAAACATCTCTACAGTTATAGTCCTAACCATTAGGGAGCAAGTCTGCAATCCTAGACCTACTTACCTGAGCCCCCATTTAAtaggttttacttctgagtagacatggttaggattgtgaaTCCAGTGACCCATACTTCTGACTGAATATGCTTGAGGTGGTTAAGACTTCATGGCTGCAGTCTTATGCACACGTGCCTTACAGCAAACCTCTTTTCAAATAAGCAAGCAGCATTCTGGgttagatgatttttttttaaaaaaacacccagccACAAACAAACACATAGGGACATAAGCCAGTCCTGACTATATGGCAGCTCCTTTGCATTGCAAATTCATGAAGTTCCGACCATGCTGTTCAGGCTGTCGAGCTGCAGAAATTTGGATGGCAGCAAAATGGATGGATGCAATAATCTAGACAAGTAAGCAGGCTTTGAAATGCATTGGCAATGTGAATACAGATTAGCATCCGATTGGCTGCATGGGATAAGAACATGCATCATCATAGACATGACTAGTTGGGAGTAAGTAGAGCAGGATCAGGGCCATTGTTTCACTACTATATTAAATGCCCTTGGAACTTGCATACATGTTGAATGTTGGTATGTATATTTTGGTTCAGCCATATTTTGGTTTAGGCCCCAACCTGTGCTTGCTTAATTTAttagttaaaaacacaaacaccATACTGATCCCCCGCAATAAAGGTGAACCTGGGTCTCACTCCCAGTTCCATGAGGTTCGTTTCTGTATATTTGTTCTACTACCAAAACACATATCTTGCAACAATCACTATGTCAATGTCCAGCATCAAGCTGCTTTGGATTCACTAGCAACATATGGGTTTGTGGACTGAATTCTGAAAAGAAAACCTGAAAACAAAAATCAGTGCTTAGTTTCCAATCAACTTGCATTTAATAAGATGAGGGATGTCAAATGCTGCAAAAGGGTAAACTTGGATTGAATACAAATGCATTATAGAATTAtcgagttggaaaggacctcaagggtcagatacagtccctgcaatgcaggaatctcaacacatggtctcCCAACCAATATttaaaccatactggaccctgcttagctttgcaaatgtgctagcagttttattgctgcaccactatcTTATGTTAAAACTGGTATGAATGACATAAAGGATTCTCAGATCTAGGAATCTCAAAAtggttggcttttaaaaaaaatcaacaagatACCAGGCTATGGGCAATTCATACTGGTGGCAGTGTAGTACCAGAGTTTAAAATGAGTCCCCTTTATACTCTTAATAAAGGTTTTATGCAGCCAGAGACCAGAATTGGACAAGTGAGCCACAATAGCAAAATGCTGGACAGTTTAAGGAGTGTTACCTTGTTTCCCTATTTTTGCAGAGTGACTAAATGAGACCCTCCCTGACCCTGGCAAAAATGTGTTTCTGGTCATTGCATACTGTGTTAGATTAAATTCATTATACCATCTTTGGCTGAAGTTGTCATCCTATATTGGCCGAATCTACTGGGATCGcacagtcggtagagcatgagtctcATAATCTCAGGGTAATGGGTTCggaccccatgttgggcaaaatattcctttgttgcagggggttggactagatgaccctcacggtcccttccaacgctatgattctacaTATAAAAACTCGAGATATTGGGTGATGCTTTCTTTTAAGATTAGTTGTGTGATATCCTGCAGTTATGCTGAGTTGCCACTGAACAAGATGATGTGCCTCTGGAATGAACGAAGCTGGGAGCGGGATCTGTACAAGATCACGTGGGGGCAGTTAGAAAGATAGAAATGCAATCCCAACAGTTGCTGAcacaactttctctctctcttttattacaGGCCATGTCTCCTTGTGGCAGATGATTGGTTGCTAAGTTGGCCGCGACGATCGGAAGGCTCCTTGGCACAGTCAAGGTCTGACGGAGGCCCCGGCTTCTCCCTTTTTTCCCTCTGAGTGTGTTCCCCGAGAGCATTCAAAACTGTTTCTCCAAAGGGTTCTGCAGAAACTCAGACTGTTTTCTACAGCAGAAGCACCACAGTCCACAGCGGAAGCGATGGGCAGCGTGCGAACCAACCGCTACAGCATAGTTTCCTCGGAAGAGGACGGCATGAAGCTGGCCACCATGGCTGTTGCCAATGGCTTTGGGAATGGCAAGAGCAAGGTACACACCAGGCAGCAGTGCAGGAGCCGGTTCGTCAAGAAAGACGGCCACTGCAACGTTCAGTTCATAAACGTGGGAGAAAAAGGACAGCGGTACCTAGCAGACATATTTACCACCTGCGTAGACATCCGCTGGAGGTGGATGTTGCTCATCTTCTGCCTGGCTTTCATCCTCTCCTGGCTGTTTTTTGGCTGTGTGTTTTGGTTGATTGCCTTATTGCACGGGGACCTCGATAAAAAGGAAGGACTCTGTGTCTCTGAAGTTCGCAGCTTCACTGCGGCCTTCCTTTTCTCCATTGAAACGCAGACGACGATTGGCTACGGCTTTAGGTGCGTCACGGACGAGTGCCCCATCGCAGTCTTTATGGTGGTTTTCCAGTCGATAGTCGGCTGCATCATTGATGCCTTCATCATTGGTGCTGTGATGGCTAAGATGGCCAAACCGAAGAAGAGGAACGAAACTCTCATCTTCAGCGACAATGCGGTGATAGCTATGAGGGATGGAAAGCTGTGCTTGATGTGGCGGGTTGGGAATCTACGCAAAAGCCACTTGGTGGAAGCTCATGTGAGAGCCCAGCTCCTCAAATCCCGAATCACCACTGAAGGAGAATACATCCCGCTAGACCAAATCGACATCAACGTCGGGTTTGACAGTGGGATAGACCGCATATTTTTGGTGTCGCCTATTACAATTGTCCACGAAATAGATGAAGAGAGCCCATTTTATGACTTAAGTAAGCAAGATCTGGACAACACAGACTTCGAAATTGTAGTAATATTAGAAGGCATGGTGGAAGCTACTGCCATGACTACCCAGTGCCGCAGCTCCTATCTGGCAAATGAAATCCTCTGGGGCCACCGTTATGAGCCTGTACTGTTTGAAGAGAAGAACTACTACAAAGTGGATTATTCTAGGTTCCACAAAACGTACGAAGTGCCGAACACACCCCTCTGTAGTGCCAGAGACTTAGCGGAAAAGAAATACATCCTCTCTAACGCAAACTCATTTTGCTACGAGAACGAAGTGGCCCTCACGGGCAAAGAGGAAGAAGATAGTGACAATGGAGTGCCCGAGAGCACGAGTACGGACACACAGCCAGACATGGAGCACCACAACCAAGCTGGTGTCCCCCTAGAGCCTAGGCCTTTAAGGCGGGAATCTGAAATATGACTGATGGAAATGTTTTCCGCTCTGGTTAAAATATATCTGTCAGTAACGGGCAGGCTACATGCAGGAGTGGCTGCAAACAGTTTTTCAGATGACGGTACTGTCGAACAGAGATAGGCATGCAGGCCAAAAAGTCCCCCTAGGCTGGTTTTTTAAAACGCTGTCTTCATGGGAGGTACAGCAAAAGCGTGAATTGGAACATGAAGCACTATGTTTGTGCGTGACTAGAAAGCACATATATGTTGTAGAATaaattatgtatatatattttttacaaaacTTGAACTTGCAGGCAAGCTTTGGTTGAGTTGTATTGTTTGtcatctatttctctctctctctcccaaaaaTGCTTCTCTCTTgggaacaagaatgtttttaatgGCATAACAAAGGCAAGAGACTGccttactattttttttaaatgttgctgcTAACTACATGAACACAAATTGTAATTATTTTTTGTCGCAGtgtagtatttgtttttcttttatatatcctttttttaaaaaaacaaaaaaacaaaaatgcaaaacaaaaacggAAAAGGGGGAAATTCTCAGTGTTGAACTTGTTAGTTTCAAAACTCTCTGTCAGTCAGTGACTGGTGATGCTGGGGAATCTGAACTTTTGATGAGGCCAGTAGATTGGTGGCTAGAATCAATTTATCTTCGTACTATCCAGTTACATAAGGAGTATTATGTAACACAATGCCATGCAGTAGCCTACagcaagatatatatatatattttaatttgtgtttggGAATGGAATGGGAgtcaccccacccctccaaaatgtGTTTTAATTTCAAAGCTACCTAAGTGAAtaccaaagaaaaaaaatgcacacatttgcaCAGCTTTTTACTTAAACAGAGCTTTCAGACTATGTTTCCTCCCCAAAGGTCCTTATGcatgtagttgttttttttaatgcaccttATTCTAAAACAAAAGACTCCTTTTTTTGCTCCACCCTTTTCTGGACAAATAAACTTCTGATcttaaagaggaggaggaggaggaggaggaggaggaggaggaggaggagaaacccaCTGAGTGAAAGGGAGCCAACATATGTTATTTCCTGTTTGCAAAACAGCAAGAGTGTGGCAGAAAGTCAGCTAAGAAGTCATGCATTCCAGACCAGTTTTTAGAACACAGAACCCTGTTAGAATTGGAGCAGCATTTAGCAGGGACTGCAATCCTAGAGGCAGCCGGGGaaaagccctattgaactcaacaTGTCtcacttctgagtggacatgtataggattgtattgTGAGCCATCAAATGGAACCAAGGCCATAGTTACGATCCATTTGACGTTTAATCCAGCTTTGTTACACATTGGCAAAACCATCGTTTCAGCCATAGAGAGAAACTTGAGCATAGAGATAAACTTGAGCAACAGGCTGCTCCCAGGAGAGAGGAAACTGACGTGGAATAATCTGATGCAAGGAGATCAGTGGTTTTGTTTTCGATGGGACAGCTTCTTCTTGCCAGGGTGAGGGGGTGTGGGGAAgtatgctaaaaaaataaaaatctagatTGTTGTttgtcgtggggggggggcaggtgattTTGAAGGGAACAATACTGTAAAAGAGTTCCCTCTTTTTGTTTACCAAACGACTTGATAAAGCCACAGTGGGATAATCGACAGACATAGCAATACATCTCCACCGAAATCTTTAAACAGCTATTGCGACCGACTGCTGAACCACCGTGGCTTTAATGGCATTTTGGTGCCCCTTGCcaagaatgctttaaaaattcTCCATGCCTCGTAAGATCAAGTGTACCGTTTCAGTGGCACCCATAGGTTATAGACGTACGAGTCCTCCCAGCAGGTGGAAGGAGAAGGTGGTAACCGAGGGAATAAATCTTAAACTCTTTTACAGTATTGGATCTCTCTGTATGCCATTAAAAAATAGCTTGTTCTGGGTCTAATGCTGTTCCTAATAAACATCTGCGAAGCTTTCCGGGCCACGGTTGCCCTGTCAGAAGGAGACACATTCAGTAATGTGGTATTTCCCAGTTAGAATGAACTTTGGTGGGTTCTAAACTGCAGAAATTGGAGATGGTGTTTTATAGGCAGGTTCGTTTGTTTTTCCTCTTAGGTCAGATATTGTTTATGTACCATGTACTTAGGCTAATTCTGAAGAGTGAAAAAACTAAATATGCATGGCAACCTGACTGGAGTCTCCAGGTCAGGGAAACAATGAAAGCAATTGAACATGACTCGTGCTGCTATTGTGATatatttttgcaaaggaaaataaagagCAAACCAAAGAGTATTTAGTGACATGTCAAACAAAGAAGGGAGGAAACTACTCAAAAATGCACAAAGTTCCCACTTGCAAGACTTGAGACATTAAAGGGAAAGGTGGGTTGAGAAAGTGTtgaatatatttgttttaaaaacaaacacacagagaaagggattttgttttttttttccttaaaaaaataaataaaatctaatatttctttttcttttcctggtgCAGAGTTGATTTTTCTTTTCCCGAGAAGCAGGGTTTTatgttttcagatttttttttaaaaaaatgaaaatgtacattttttaaaataaagtttatcAAGTATTTTCGTATTTAAAGCCAAATGTAAATAGAGAAGTCCACCGAAAAAGAAAACGATAGGAGAAAAGGCCAAGATGGCATCAGTTAGAACCTATGATGCTACAGGTTAGCACGGTTTTTAGCAAATAATTGCAAGCCTTATGGGATTTCTAATGCTATGagtttttttgttatttatttaggcATGGATGTTTAACTTGATTGTGTTTGTCCTTGCTAttggctttttttttccttttcattttactTGCATTCAGATTGCTACAGACTTGATGAGAGTGGTTAATCTATTGCACTCTTTGTTGGGGACATGTTTCTCTTCCTCAAATAACCCTTTGTCTTTACCTGTTTGCTTCTGcatgtggaaaaaaacaaaaacgctaaAACGAAACTTTCCTTTATGTATATATCATGGTACCTACTGGCCCTTAATTGTCCtcataaatgtttttttttaaaaacaaacaaacaagctcaaCATGCATTGGGAGGCTCAGCCTAGGTTTCATGACCATTGTGAAGCTACCGAAAAGTTATTTTTAAGCAGCTGACCACAAGGGACACTTGTGCAAAGTGTTGAGCAGTATAGATTTGTGGTGCAATCGCTCGCCACTTACACCGATGGGAAATTTCCCCACTGACGTCACTGGAATGTAGACTGCATGCAGACCTGAGTCCTCAAGCCACAAATACGAGCTTTGAGACAAGCAGTAATTTTCCTCTTCCCTAGAAATACTTGAATGAGGGTGGGGTGGCTTCTCTTGTATGTACGgtaactaacagtgcaatcctgggCAGGTctactactcagaagtaagttccattgctTCAAcggggacttactcccaaggaagtggGCACACggtataggtttgcagccttattATCTCGCTCGTGCAACAAAGGCTatgggttgctgttgtttctcAACCATGGCTGGTGTGCAaggttttaaaatgaataaaaatgtgtgtattcttTGGGTACATGGTTCAGTCACAGCAAGattcgccccaccccacccctcctttcatAGCTATTCATTCTATTGCACATGCATTTGGCAAAGACAAAGGGTTCTGAATCTGATATTTTTGCTCTCCTTTTATTTGTTGGGGTGGGGTTACAAAGTAAAAACCGATAAGTACTGTAatgtcttctttttaaaacaacaacaacaaaaaacaacaaaaacctggcTGCTGCTCTTGATCATTTTTAAGGTAAGAGAGTGCTGCGCAGTTGCCACCCCACAGGCAACTGGAGAGACCTCTCTCTTCTCGTAAATGGATTTTCTGTCCTGCAGCTGTTTGTAAGGTGAACAAAACCAACAGGCATTCGACAATCGTTCTCCTTTACTTATTTTCCTGTTTGCAGCCTTTTGTATCAAAGTCTTCCTAATGTACTGCACAAATCATGGACTGTAcaaaatttttatatatatattatgtcttattttattatttcttaaaaaaaataaaaaataaaagtattcttgCAAATTTGAGGCTGAATCTCTTTACAAGCAGCAACACAGCAGCTTGATTGCATAAGCATGCTCTGTCTGTCTTGAGTGCAATGTGCAGCTAGCTACCCTCTTTTTGGATGTGTCCCAATCGCTGTAGCAGATTCTCAGCCTGTGTGAGATTATGCATTCTAAGCCTATATGGGATAATGATCAGGCCCCATCTCATTTATGACAACATGAACAGTGGGAATCTTGATCACACCATTTGGGGCAGGGGGTAGCTGGTGCAACAAAATTAATTTGCTCTTTATTTCTCTAGTAAGGGTCACCGTCAGGCcttcacaagtgtgtgtgtgtgtgtgtgtgtgtgtgtgtgtgtgtgtacagtggtacctctggttacgaacttaattcgttccggaggtccattcttaacctgaaactgttcttaacctgagttaccactttagctaacagggcctcccgctgccgcagcgccaccaccacacaatttctgttctcatcctgaggtaaagttcttaacctgaggtactacttctgggttagtggagtctgtaacccgaagtgtttgtaacccgaggtgtttgaaacccgaagtaccactgtgtgtgtgtacacacacacacacacacacacacacacacacaataaaactgTGTGGTCTTAGTGTCATCTTTTAAAGTTGAATCTTCACTGTGTTTGTGAACAAAAACCTTATTCAGCTTTGCATATTAAATGTTCAGAAGCCTGATTGAAACCTGATGGGTGGTATCCAATTTTTACCATATGCTGAGTAGGGCCATCAAAACTGATAGGCTCAAAttaatcccactgatttcaatgggtctgctacTCTGGGTTTCCCTTAGCTGAATGCCAACCTATCCTACTGgtggcctgcctcttcctctccagTGCAGGGGAATATTTTATACAGATAACATTGCAAAGCTGCAACCTTTCCCTCTGCTGATGCTACACTACTGAAACATTATGCCCTCTCCTATTGCCTACTACCATGAGCCGCAATTCCTCTTCACATCAGATAGGATGCTGCCTTTTCTTCTAACGGCGCTCGTTCGATCTGAAAACGCCACAATtgggagatcatagaattgtagggttggcagggaccctaaggatcatctagtccaacctcctgcaatgcgggaatattCAGCTATCCCAcactgcagaggttttcaacctttccgAGTCCTTGGCTCTCTTGACCAACTACGTTCttttgtggcacccctgtgggactcaggagcccagttacatcaccccttgcctgtggagctggcagcctctcaccctttttcgaatgCCCTCCCTTCTGGAATGTTCCCTcagccctcttctctctccttgggggtcttctgggcagctgctgccaccacccctggtctcttggctgccccaaagagaagtgcctcctcacattgtcccacaggggcctgggacttgtcctgtccattcccaacagcaagggctggctgggctccctcacccacttgcttgctgcttcagctcctgacaaccagcaccccctgaccagtcccagaggcaccattcacctggggaacttgtagctaggctgctgcaacaaacagctgtgcaagcctttgggaggcagagacatgagagagcatcagaggagggagggaaggaaagagggacagaggccagcatTGCCCATGGCACTCCTGACATCATTCAAGGCATTCCAGGTTGCCACGGCACgctgcttgaaaaccactgccataCAAGGATCATACCAGCAACGTTGCCATTATCAACTCCATGCCCAACCAACTGATGATTCCAGGGCATAGGCCAGTTACCTGTAGGAGCTGTTCACATGCAACCCTATTCAATTCTCACCTGCCCATTCATGGTTTCAATATCTGATAACCCAGCCCCACTCCAAttctccctccatctcccagTCTTTGCCACTAAGTGTATTATGATAATAAGAGTGATCTTATGGGGCTGGGTTCCATAGGGCACTGTCTGAGCTAGTAATATTAGATGCAGACAACCATAGCACTTTCAGTAGTGGAGGCTGTTGCCCGTGGAACTAGCTGGAGCCAATGATAGCCAGAGCCaagtaattctagttttgtccccatccttctcccttgctgagttctacaagggcaatgcTGAGACTAAGAAGGAGGAAGATGATAGCCCGCGAGACCTCCTGGGCTGGTTGTAAGAAAAATGGCAGACAGGTAGGGCAGACTGATAATGGCAGGCTGTGGTTGCTGTCTCATTTGCCCTAACAGAGCGGCTTCCATTGACTTTCAGAGGTTGGGAAAATGCTATTTTACAAGCACAGTAGCAGATGGCACGGCAGAGTGGCAGCACACACCTAACCTGAGAGCtgagttgctgttgcttaccagggaggagatggggagggagatggTATCGAGGTTGGCGTGGTGCAGACCTTCCGGCAAGCGTGCCAGATTGCCTCTGCCATTGTGTCTCCACCATGCTAACCTttctgctgccttgcccctctccataagcaacagcaattcaggtctcaggaggtcaggtgagcacttCTGATCCTCTACTCTGTCTTAAAGATCTATACTAATGTCTTTCTGGAGCTGTGCCATAGTCAGAGGTTCTTATTAAGGAGATGTGCATCAGATTCCCTCACCACCCGATACACACATTCTAAGGAAAGGCTCTCAGGCATATTTCATGAACTCTAATTTGCATGCAAAAACTCAACTTTGATATTCTTCCAATTATTGAtgttgagggggtgggggaatggaggTGTCAAAGTATAATTAGCAAGCTAATGCTTAACCATATTGCTTCTAGCATCAATCTGACTTAAGATTCAGCTGTCGAATGCTATCCCTTAGCAGGATAAACTGAACGGGAAAAGCCAGAGCTCAGTCCTTCGCAAGGAATTTCAGATCTTAAATTCAAGTGGTATTTTGCTTCATTATCCATGCATTGATCAGGTAAACAACTGAAATATACTACATTTCCCCCAAAGGCTAATCCCAAACATTTTggtatatttttttccaaaaaagttATAAAATAGAATAATGCATTGCAGCTATGAATCAGACTTAATAGGGAGTCAGTtgcaaaaaccaaaaccacaaaATGAAACACTTTGGTGAATAAATGCTTTTACTACTCTGATCTATCATGAACATATTAACACAACATCCCTTCCTTCGCAGAGGAGTTTTTCCTGTGGGAGAAAATCTCTAGTGGTTGTAATTTATCTCCATGCCAAATAAAAGTGCTTGCCTCATTGGCAGTCTTGCATTAACTGAAGCGGCTTATGTTTGCCCTACATAttctttatttattctttatattTATTAGCTG is from Lacerta agilis isolate rLacAgi1 chromosome 2, rLacAgi1.pri, whole genome shotgun sequence and encodes:
- the KCNJ2 gene encoding inward rectifier potassium channel 2 — translated: MGSVRTNRYSIVSSEEDGMKLATMAVANGFGNGKSKVHTRQQCRSRFVKKDGHCNVQFINVGEKGQRYLADIFTTCVDIRWRWMLLIFCLAFILSWLFFGCVFWLIALLHGDLDKKEGLCVSEVRSFTAAFLFSIETQTTIGYGFRCVTDECPIAVFMVVFQSIVGCIIDAFIIGAVMAKMAKPKKRNETLIFSDNAVIAMRDGKLCLMWRVGNLRKSHLVEAHVRAQLLKSRITTEGEYIPLDQIDINVGFDSGIDRIFLVSPITIVHEIDEESPFYDLSKQDLDNTDFEIVVILEGMVEATAMTTQCRSSYLANEILWGHRYEPVLFEEKNYYKVDYSRFHKTYEVPNTPLCSARDLAEKKYILSNANSFCYENEVALTGKEEEDSDNGVPESTSTDTQPDMEHHNQAGVPLEPRPLRRESEI